The DNA segment TTTGCCACCACCTTTTAAGGATGGCTTTCTGGTCAGAAAACAGGTGTCGGAAAAATCTATTCTCAGTTCCTGCCTCTTTCTAAAAATATGGTCTAGAGCTTGCTTTTGTGTTTCCGTTTACCTATGGTTGCGGCTCCAATAAACTAAAGTTctctcttttttgcattatgcaaATGTAAAACCAACCATTTTAGATGACGCCATTTTGTTTAGGCCGTAGCTCCGTTTAAGTGGCTCCCCCGTTTGCCTAAAGCCCTTCCATCCGCACGCCACCTGGTCGATGAAAACATGTGCGCAAGGGCCTTATACTTTTACCGAGAATCTACTATATTTCATCGAATGGCATCGTGTTCGGTCTTCCGTCAAGCTTCGGTTCAAGCACGGATCCTAACGCAACAAAAGATAATTGAGCTAATGATGGTTAGTATATGTTATTGCAATATTCATGATTGATATTTTAGAGCGTGCTTGTATAATAcgctttacttttttaaagttcactAGAATTGAACAGAGCAGATCGAAGCGTAGCCACGCGCTCAGtgtgctctccccccccccctcctcctccgaAAGAAATTCTGCGTGCCAGGATACCTGGCATGAAACGACGTGCGACAACACCCGCCTGCCACCCCCGTCTTCAGTTAAGCGCGAGCCTCCCTtcgccccgaaaaaaaaaaaaaaattcccactgACGCCAATGTAGTACTGAGCAAAATCATGGAGCGGGAATGGGGAAGAGCAATTTAATCAAGGCTTCATTTCATATTTTGTTTGTATTGTTCTGCTTCATTCTGTGTTTTTTGTTCATTTGCGCCGTGGCGTACATACAGATGGGAAATAAAGCTAATAGAATGAAGTTGTTATTCACCGCCTGTATGTGCATTGCGCCTTCCTTTCGCCCATGTCTTCTCCGCTGCTTTATAAAATTCCTCATAATACATATTTCTAAATTTTCAAGAACAGGTGTTTTAAACTCAGGGCCGCAATAGATTTCTGCGCACTTGCATAATAAGTGCGAATCGCTGCGTTTACAACGCAATATATCTTGCTGAATACTATCAATCGGCAAAGTCACAAAGCCTTTCTAAGCAGCGCGGACGAAGTTTAGGGCCCATCCGCATCCACTCGGACACTGTCTATACTCGTCGTGGCCGCTGCTGCCGCCCTCGCAGGTGGCGGGCTGCAGGGTTTGGCTCCGATGCGGTGCAGGAAGCACTGCGGCTGCACCGCTGGTGCATGTGCACTGCGGTACGGTCCTCCGAAATAAAATAGAATTACATTTTTCTTTACAATTTTTAGCAACCTTCCTCGAGAAAGGATGGCCTAATCAAATATCTGCTCAACACAATCTGTAGAATTTACCTttatttctttcaaatgcaaagaCTCATATTAAAATAAGTTCAGTGGATAGCAAGCAAAATATTTTCTTCCCACCTATTTGTTTATTGGACTGACATATCCCAGGTGAAGCTTTCTTTCGACACCTTTATTTGGTTCTCTTTCAATATATGTGCTCTCGTGCTTTCAAAAAGCAACTGTAAATGTACCGCTGCGATAAAAACAGAAAACACCCTCTTCCTAATTCACAATTGCGTTTCTCTGCATTGCACACGTGCCCTGCTCGTGGCATTACTCAAATGAAGACGACGTGCGAGCGCAGCCAAGTAATTAAGGCTTGCCTGAACAACAGTAACTGTGCCACATTTTCATGATCGCGCGAGCCACCTCTACACATTCAAGCTCGTAAAACGCACCAACTGTGATATACGCACTCATTTAAATACTGGCTAAGCCGCTATAGGGTTGGCAAGACGCCTTGCAAGAAAGCTACCTTTAAGTTAAGATACTTGCCAAGCAGCATAAAATTCCCATCAGGCTGTAATATCCGATGGATATTTTGAGTTCATGCGACGAAGCTGAGTGAGATGGCGGAAAACGCTTACCTCTCGCAGGTGAACGTTGTGAGCGTTGCACATCTGCAATACCACACAGCTCTGCGCGAAGCCCTAATCGTACAGAGATAAAAAATCAAGCAATCAACACTCACAAGAAATCGTGCGCGCTATATACGACGTAACGTCAGATTGCAGAGCAACGTCACCATATTCCTCGACTTGCCAAAAAAGTGTCACCGTTACGTATACCTTTGCGAAAGAAAATACACTCCTCTCtgtcttccttctgttttctttccttctttctctttttttaatcgTAACGTGTCATCGCTTTAGCGACAGATAGTTCAGCAGTCGACATTGCTTATTATATCTCACACTCCAACTTGCGCCTCATCGGGTGAATATGCAACCAGAGTTCTCGAGATCAGGTTGGCAACGGAACTGCACGACGCCGTGACCGCCCGCCACGCCGCTGTCACGAGCGCTCCGTGAAAAACATACTGCTGCCATTCACGCCTGTCAGAAGCCGTAATTGACTAGCAGTAGCAGACACAAAGAGTGAGACAGAACTACAGCTATGAGAAGGAATAAACTGCGCATGGGCATAGAATTGAGCGGTATGCGTGCACAAGTACACTCCGTTCCATACACGGCTGCAGCCACCGCTAGGGAGGCTAGTGAGACTTCTTGCAAccgcttcgttcgcacttggacaTAGTTCCGTCTTTTTTCACCACAATCCTGCGCTACTGTTTGTTAtaataggctcagtattgaatgaagcaAGTTTTAACCCTTAGAAACAAAGACACTGGACTATGCGGCTACCAATGCGTTGCTTTAGATCAtcgtttttgttgttcttttcggaCTTTTCATTTGCAGCCCGTCGCGTGGAGCCTGACGTGCATGGACGCGCGAGCGAATGTAGtgggcgcgcagcgaagcatggacggaacgcgcggagcgaTAACTTCCCTTGACCGACcgtcttgcgtagcttccacagcgttgactgctaagTATGGAACGGAGTGCACTTATAATCAAGTATCAGTCGACGCGTAAGAATGAGCTGTATTGAAGAGAAATTGAAGAAGGGGTATGTTTTGTAATTTTGGGAAGTCATCACCGTCATTTAGACAAGGCGTTTCTATCGCCGTGAACAAGGAGAGGAGAGAGTCACGAATACCATATGAAAAACAGAAAGGAATTGCTCGTGATAATAACGAGATTCGATTGGCTGCAGTGTGGACTATGTCGTGTTGTACGCCTTCTAAATGACGGCCTGCGGTCATTTTGACGGTTAAATGCTTGAAAACAGAGCTGCGAACATATGTCCCTTCATTTACTGCATGCAAATTTCTTCTTCCAGTGCCATAGACAGCTGAGTTTAAAGATCCGCCGCGATAGCTCGGCGGCTGTGGCGTTGAGCTGGAGGCTTCGGTCCCGgccgccgcattccgatgggggggggggggggggggggggcagaaacgCTTGCGTACCGTGCACTACAATTTATATAGGTGCACGTTTAATTAAGGACTCCAGACGATTGAGATAAATCAGGAATCCCCATTACGGGTGTGCCTCAGACTCAAATCGTAGTGTTGGCAAGCGAAGcacaatttcattttatttttagctGGGCTAACCTAAATATTTATGGCATATTGAAGGGCGAGCAAGGACACTCATCGAGACAGCgcttaagtataaaccccatgcaagcgatcttgcgcgtgacagcgacaagcgacgccaTGGAGATGGCTGTctcgttcgctcgtcgcctacaagtcgtaccccatgcgagcgaggacttcgagcgacgtctccccggtgttgccggtatgagggcagcaatataggcgccgaaactagcgtgacgcgtgctttattaatttaagttgatgtattttactgtaaaaagcagcataaaatatttctgagggTCTTGCAGCGGGTTCTTATCCTTGCAAGTATAAAAGTTCAATTGTTTGCTCCTTCCGTGCGTCGATCGGTAGTACTTGAGTAACGTACATCTAGTTCGGGCTTCGCGCTATtcgctagtcgctcatagcacttccgggcggcgagcgacgaattctagattcgcagaaccgagcgatcgagcgacaagaccgagcgatctgttcaagcgacggcgcgatccgtcgctcgaagccgtcgctcgtcgctgtcgtgcacaaaatcgctctcatggggtttaggcTTTATTGCTTCTCCGTCTGTGTGTCTTTGCTCGCGATTTAACATCATGGGTATTAAAGACGTTAAAAGTGTAATGAAAATTCTGTAAAATTACATGAAATTTGCTCgtgataaagcttatgaaaaGTGGCACgacattgttttgttttgttttttagggCGCAGCTCTATGGCGACCGTTCCCGCctttcgcgtcgccgtcggcctcACCGTTGTGCCTAGCCGTAACCAGCTGCGTAGCCGGGGCTAGCGCGCGCCCCTAGCGCCACCTCTCGCGCAtggcgcgagccttgctctccccttttcctccaaagccggatcacgtgttctcgcctatcctctcgcccccttcctccgcgcagcgccgttgcggtgactctcgccgctatCGCCTACTCCTTCCTCGCCGTGCCTGCTGCCGCTGTCGCGGCACCgccgcggtgccggcggcgggcgctccttgccgcctGGCGCGTGATCCACGACTCTCTgctcctccgtctccgcgtcgcgtggctgtacagctctctgCCATGTCTCTAgcttccccgtttgcggggcgcgttcttcagtggcatttgtcgcctaTGGCAGTGCATGCGCCAGGCTGCCCTTTTCCCGCCTCCACACTTGCCCTATACgtccccttacctggcgcagtgccgttgcagtgactcgaaagacagttaaAGCGTTTCGTCCCCTTAGTTCTACTTCCCACCCAAACCAATGTGCGgtcacattgaggcctgtctgtgagtgaatgagtgtgtgacctctactcaatacccctgttctccacccgtttcctcatcccacctcagaagaaacattcaataataattgctaatcccCCCCTCTCTCCGCAGCGGTGACCCACTACAAGATGGCGTGTCGCgggagcgccggctcgatagcggcggatcgcgatgtatgctgcccaatccgaaacgcagaaccgcaACCGCTCGGCACTGCGTGTTCTTTATGCAGGTGCCTGTTGTTTAAATAAatcagcagctgcgctcaaagatcgtattaccaagaagcgtaatcgtcagCCATTCTTTCCATACTGTGAGCATCTGTCAGCAAACACCTAAATATGTAAAGTTCACAAGAATGATTTGACATCGTGTTTTTTTCTACCGCATAGTCCCCGCTCTGTCTTGTCTATGTTCGGTTGTTTCCGTTTCAcgtttttgatgcgaaagcgtcaagtggcccattgagcgaaaaagccgacgTCTGTAGTCTGTAGCAGAGAAACGGAACCTGAAGtaccattggctgcgacgccatgtcacgagggcgcctcgacggagcggagcgggcgaaagggaacacctgctgtaGCGCGCCAAGTGTTGCGCGAGGAGAGAGAGCATCGCCGCGACACAACGTCACTCTCGCTCTCGCaaccgcgcgttccttgtccttgtccgcgcaagctgcgtgctgctgtttctgatgcactttctctccctctactttcattccccaccccctgtgcagcgcggttgaggtgtcctctgctgagagacagttactgcgctgcactttaccccaacctttccttcccatcatcaagaatctccttctctctctctctccgcgcaagctctcccctgcattctaacttcgcctcggtaatagaccaaatcaaaacgcgccaagcgtctcaaagcgctcgcTTGCCCCTGAGGAGTACCTATAAAAATAGTGCGTTGAATTGCagattaatgctttcgcattcacaactcacaaaAAATGTTCAGGTGTCCTCGGAtctttgttcgtaagtgctctctGCCGTGGGCCAGCCGGCTTAGCTAATGATGTGCCCAGCATAAGGATCGGCTGAAACTTTCCTTTACgagcaattctagcgtaagatgTTTTGGTGAATACGAGCCCGCGCCTTTACTCTGAAGAATAGCATACCTTTTGCAAGGTAACCGCTTAATTAAAGTAGTCAACCGCTCATCCCTTACCCTAGATCATCATCATTCATGAAACTACCACAGCATTCGTGAATCATCCATTCGAGCTCCCTAGCTTCGTCTTCTACTCTCACTGCTCGACGGGAAGAGACTATTGTACTCAAATAATGATGAACTCTCTCCGTCTTGCTCTGCCTCCTCGTATACGCGACTTCTTTCGTGACGTGACAGCACAGCCGCAATCTGTAATTGGATATCGTTTCAGGGCTAATCGTGCAACGAatatgtgattgattgattgattgattgattgattgattgattgattgattgattgattgattgattgattgattccatAAAAAGGGCACGACAGTGGGACACAATAAAAAAGTGGTGTCGAGGGAATCGTGACTGTCTCGCTGTATTGCGGACACCGAAACTATTCGGCAGCTGCAAATGAAAACGAAGCGGTAATTGAAcatattcctaggggtgggcagcgcaacccggacgaaggacgataCGAAAGCAGACTAACAAatggtttattttttcaaataaaTGATTAAATATAAAGAGAATATACTTCCTTTTGTTCTTCGTcctggttgcgctgcccacccctagcaATATGTTCAGtcgccaactcgcccagctagctgTGATAACTGAGGCAGGAACGCGGACTTAGGACACACAAAATATGTGACGTCGCTTCAGAGAGAGAAGCCAGCAAGGCCAGGAGACGTGAGGAGTCGTTCGCCACACGGAAGATAAACCAACGATGGCGAGCGGGATAAACGTATATTTGTCTAGAAGAAACGTAGTGTGTCACGCGGAGAAGAAACTGTAGCCAGCGCTTTGGGTAATGGCACGTGAATAGTTAGTTCCACGAATGCTGTTCGAGAGTAGAAGAGATTATAAGGGCATTGAGGAGATTTCCTCGATGATTTCTATGCCTCGAACTCCAGCGTACAAAAACCTTTCCCACAAGTTTCCAGGCTTTCTCAGAAACATCACAAACACGCCTCGTGAATCAAAAGATCCAAGTTGTCAAATACGCACGCATGAATTAGAGGCACGAACAAGAGTCCGTTTTCGGCTATCCTTAGAACTATAAAGGATCCTACAGCGAATTTCATTCGGTGACAAAAGTACTATCGTGTGTTCGAGGCGTGCGTGCTCTGACTATGGGCCCGCTGTGGTAAACGTAGCCCTTTTGCGAGAGAGAATAGCTAAATATTGACCACACAAAGACCGTATTTCACCATAAGTTTACCACGGTTTCGGAGAGTTACACGAATAGCATGGACGCTGCCCGCACTCTGGGGCTTTGAATGTGCGCAGGCTGCAGCGGTGTCGCCAGTGGAGCGGGCTCACCTTGGACAGCGTCTCGGAGCGAATGGAGTGCTTGAGAAGCAAGTTGCGACCACATTTTGCCAGAAGGGAGGCACCCATCGAAGCAGCTTTAGCCGTTGTCACCACCCCTGCATCCATGGCGAAGGTATCAAGCAATGTTATGGGTCGAGGTGCTGGTTTAACGGCGCACTTTCTATTTGAAGAAGGCATTTGATGCTAAGCATGCGATCGAACGTAGCGCAGACCGTCAGCTATCTCATCTGCAGAGGTGGGCGTACGCGAATAGCAGTGATTTCGTCTTCGTATCAACCATTGAATGGCACAGCGGTAAAGGGACGCGCCTACTTTCAAAATATCAAAATCTATACTTTCCGGCAATCCCAGCAACAAAAATTTGTATTAATTGCCATGCATTTTTTAGCAGAATGAGTGTAAAGAAAGAGAGGTCGAGCTTCAGATTATGTTACTAGTGCAAAATAAAGCTCACTAAACGAACAAGATAACACAAACCGCGTCTCACTAACATTACAGTTCACTCCCGACCGGCGAAATTACCTGGTTTTGGCCCGCACTCGTCAAACTTGGCCGCTTCCAAAAACACCGACAGAGAGATGTGCGTGATGACAAAAATGGTGGCACACGGGGCCCGAGCGCCCAGGGCGCGAGTCATTGCTCCTGAAACGAAAGTATTCCTGCATGGCACCTTTCTGCATACGAGGCCAATCAAGAAATTGTCGCCGCACTTGCTAcggtttctttatttgattttaaGAAATAACAAACACATCTGTGATCGATATTTACTTAGCCCAGGTTTTCTATGGATACTCAAACTGTTTGTCAACATGGAGAATCATCTCGGGCGACTTTTGAGCGCACACGCTCGTGCGTTAATTCTTCCTTCCTACAAATACCGTGTAAGTTCAAACTTCAACACCTGCACAATATCCTCAGTAGTTTACCTCAATATCTCCCCAGCAGCCCCGtataacagaacagaacagaaccaTTCACCTATCTGAGTTGATATACCGTGATCAAAGCTGCTCAATGTTCAATGAAAAAACTCACGGACGATTacggaaatttgagcgcaacctTATACTTGcattcatttcgcgatatattgtttAGCGCGGACAGTCTgcctcgtgtggcacgttgcaaacggagcaaagtgtggggcgactgcctcgctaattaggagatcgcgagagccagcgcgtgcgTGACGCACGGtagcgattcacagcagccgccgccgacagacctcccaagCGGCGCACGCAGAGCGCTTACAGGACAGTGtgattgttttagagcgcagctctcaggcgcctgTTCCtgagttgagcgtcggcgtcctcggcgtaaccgagcaaacaagcacaacgaaggatgaaagagcgaacgccgaGAGCAGCGGGGTATGAAATGCagcgatagtgaagagagcgcgaggaggaaagcgcgggagGAGGTCGCAGCGGAACCATGACGAGGAAAGCGGATGAGgatggtatggcgaaagcgtgagaagaaaagagtATACAGTGCCGCACACGATGGGCTCTGCGgcaacgaccgctacgagatggcgccagagtagcgcggcgtcgtcTCTTTACGGATGACGCTATCGATAATGCATGCGGCGACCGCGTCCACCGAGTCGATGTGtgcaaacaaagcgctgcgtgagcggaggtctgtctgcggcggctgctgtgaatcgctccCACGCGTGCACCACGTGTTGCCTCTCGTGATTTCCCTATTAGCGAGACGCTCGCGCCACAGtccgctccgtttgcaatgcgccgcacgagacagattgacCACGCCAGCCACGCTACGCAGAGCGTTCTGTTCCTAGCATAAACCGTGTACCCTACTTATATAATCATAGTACAAAATAATGACATGTCTACTTCTTTTACGTATAGAGCTGCGGTCAGATTTCACATgtagtatcgtaatcatcggtggattttttttcttcatcaatTAGTGTTCCAGCAAGGAGTTTTGACAGCCGTATCGCCGTTTTCATGCACAGCCAACTTTcctatactccatctcacaagtacCTTGCAGCACTGTCAAAGTGCAAGTTGTACGCAGGCAATAACCTCCCGCAGcggcatatcatcatcatcatcatcatcctcatcatcctcctcctcatcatcatcatcatcagcctgattgcgcccactgcagggcaaaggcctctcccatgcttctccaacaaccccggtcgtgtactaattgtggccatgccgtgcctgtaaacttcttaatctcatccgcccacctaactttctgccgccccctgctacgcttcccttcccttgggatccagtccgtaacccttaatgaccatcggttatcttccctcctcattacatctcctgcccatgcccatttctttttcttgatttcaactaagatatcattaactcgcgtttgttccctcacccaatctgctcttttcttatcccttaacgttacacctatcattcttctttccatagctcgttgcgtcgtcctcaatttgagtagaacccttttcgtaagcctccaggtttctgccccgtaggtgagtactggtaagacacagctgttatatacttttctcttgagggataatggcaacctgctattcatgatctgagaatgcctgccaaacgcaccccagcccattcttattctactgattatttccgtctcatgatccggatccgccatcactacctgccctaagtagatgtattcccttacgacttccagtgcctcgctgcctattgtaaattgctgttctcttccgagactgttaagcattactttagttttctgcatattaatttttagacccactcttctgctttccctctccaggtcagtgagcatgcattgcgattggtcccctgagttactaagcaaggcaatatcatcagcgaatcgcaagttactaaggtattctccataaacttttatccccaattcttcccaatccaggtctctgaatacctcctgtaaacacgctgtgaatagcatcggagatattgtatctccctgcctgacgcctttctttattgggattttgttgcttgcttcatggtggactacggtggctgtggagccgctatatatatctttcagtatttttacatacggctcgtctacaccctgattccgtaatgcctccatgactgctgaggtttcgacagaatcaaacgcttactcgtaatcaatgaaagctatatataagggttggttatattccgcacatttctctatcaccttattgatagtgtgaatatgatctattgttgagtagcctttacggaatcctgcctggtcctttgcttgacagaagtctagggtgttcctgattctatttgcgattaccttagtaaatagtttgtaggcaacagacagtaagctgatcggactataatttttcaagtctttggcgtcccctttcttatggattaggattatgttagcgttcttccaagattccggtacgctcgaggtcatgaggcattgcgtatacagggtggccagtttctctagaacaatctgtccaccatcattcaacaaatctgctgttacctgatcctccccagctgccttccccctttgcatatctgccaaggctttctttacttcttccggcgttacctttggcattttgaattcctctagactattttttcttccattatcgtcgtgggtgccactggtactgtataaatctctatagaactcctcagccacttgaactatctcatccatattagtaatgatattgccggctttgtctcttagcgcatatatctgattcttgccaatgcctagtttcttcttcactgtttttacgcttcctccgttcctgagagcatgttcaattctatccatattatacttccttatgtcagctgtcttacgcttgttgattaatttcgaaagttctgccagttctattctagctgcagggttagatgctttcatacattgtcgtttcttgatgagatctttagtctcctgcgatagtttgctggtatactgcctaacggagttaccaccgacttccattgcacactccttaatgatgcccacaagattgtcgctcattgcttcaacactaaggccctcttcctgagttaaagccgaatacctgttctgtagcttgatctggaattcctctattttccctcttaccgctaactcattaatcggcttcttatgtaccagtttcttccgttccctcctcaggtctaggctaattcgagtccttaccatcctgtggtcactgcagcgcaccttgccgagcacgtccacatcttgtatgatgccagggttagcgcagagtatgaagtctatttcatttctagtctcgccgttcgggctcctccacgtccactttcggctatcccgcttgcggaagaaggtattcattatcctcatattattatgttccgcaaactctactaataactctcccctgctattcctagtgcctatgccatattcccccactgccttgtctccagcctgcttcttgcctaccttggcaataaagtcgcccattagtatagcgtatttagttttcactctaacCATCGCCCATTctatgtcttcatagaagctttcgacttcctggtcatcatgactggatgtaggggcgtagacctgtacaatcttcattttgtacctcttattaagtttcacaacaagacctgccacgctctcgttaatgctatagaattcctgtatgttaccagctatattcttattaatcaggaatccgactcctagttctcttctctccgctaagccccggtagcacaggacgtgcccactttttagcactgtatatgcttcttttggcctcttcacttcacttcactccTAACTTCACAGCGGCATATAGTTCCGGGCATACCTGGCTGATTATTGGCTCCACTAGAGAGTTTGATTTTTGCTCGCTGCACATGCATAGCGATACGTGACATGTTATGGGCTTTGCGCGTGTACTACGTCGTATACCGAGAATTACTGTGGCAGTTACCGCCCGTTTCCCTAATGGCcaccatttttcttttattgatatgatataagg comes from the Dermacentor variabilis isolate Ectoservices chromosome 2, ASM5094787v1, whole genome shotgun sequence genome and includes:
- the LOC142571366 gene encoding uncharacterized protein LOC142571366, encoding MTRALGARAPCATIFVITHISLSVFLEAAKFDECGPKPGVVTTAKAASMGASLLAKCGRNLLLKHSIRSETLSKGFAQSCVVLQMCNAHNVHLREKKNTFVDAMMHCFLKTLQLIAKVHPEVLGSFSGSLNEVMNTTANCVKGDFLGGDIRISLAVVRYVRSVIFMNGKG